Within Alcaligenes sp. SDU_A2, the genomic segment CGACGGTGTACAGCACTTTGCCGTCCAAAGTGGGCAGTAATTGAATGCAGGCATTGACGGCGCGCAGTTGCAGGCGTTGGTCGCCATCCAGTTCGCCCACCATGACGGTACAGGCACCGCAATCGCCTTCGGCGCAGCCTTCTTTGGTGCCGGTGCAGTGCAGATCCTCGCGTATATACTGTAGAACGGTTTGCGTGGCGGGGCTCTGGGTCACCTCTTGCACCTGACCGCGATAAATAAAACGAATGGGTCTTGTCTCCATGGTCTCGCTCGACTGTTTTTTTACCTGTTCAAGATAGCACTTGTCTTGGGCGCGGACATTTGTCTGGGATGATGTTTACTATTTTTCTCCCTGGTTCGCTCCGTCGCAACTGCCATGATGGCGGAGGACACGATTTACGCCATGCCAAAACTACGAGAACAATTGGATATTCATTTATTGAAGGTTCTGCAGTCGCTGCTTAAAGAACATAGCGTGTCGCGGACCGCCATTCGGCTGGGCATGTCCCAGCCGGCCGTCAGTAATGCCTTGCGACGGTTAAGGGAGATCACGGGCGACGCTATTTTGCTGCGCGGCAAAAAGGGCATGGTGCCGACCGAACGCGGCCAGGAGTTGCTGCGCAACGCCTCTGAAGCCTTGCAGGCCATCGAGCGCATTTCGGCTCTTGCCCAGGCACACGATCCGGCGCAGTCTACCCGTGTGTTCAATCTGGGCGCGCCCGACTATCTGGACGGTTCATTCATTCCCGATATTGCCGAGCGGGTGCGTCGGCAGGCGCCGCAGGCCCGGTTGGTAGTGCATGCCATCAGCCCCGATCTGGATTATGTCCAGGCACTGGAGGAAGGCGAGCTGGACGTGGTCATCGGCAACTGGCTGGAGCCGCCCGAAAAGTTGCATCTGGCGCGTTTGTTCGACGATGAGGTCGTCTGTATGCTGGGGCACCAGCATCCTTTGGCCCAGCGGGGGTTGTCATTGCAACATTATCTGGACATGCCGCATCTGGCACCGTCTGTCCATGTGTCCGAGAAGCAGGGGTTTATTGATGGCTGTCTGGCCGAGCAGGGCATCAGCCGCCTCGTGCAGATGGTGGTGCCGTATTTCGGCATCGTGCCTGGAATACTGTGTCGCACCGATATGGTGTTCACCACCAACCGTCAGTTTGCGGAGTATTATGCGCGTTTGCTGCCGATTGCCGTACTGCCCTGTCCGGTCAACTTGCCGCCTATGCGTTTTTATCAACTTTGGCACCCGCGCACGCAGCATGCGGCCGAGCTGCTGTGGTTTCGGCGTTGCATTGCGGATGCGGCGGCCCGCCTGGGCGGCGCGGCTTTATCCGGCAGCGCAGGAGAAGAATCAAAATGAG encodes:
- a CDS encoding LysR family transcriptional regulator yields the protein MPKLREQLDIHLLKVLQSLLKEHSVSRTAIRLGMSQPAVSNALRRLREITGDAILLRGKKGMVPTERGQELLRNASEALQAIERISALAQAHDPAQSTRVFNLGAPDYLDGSFIPDIAERVRRQAPQARLVVHAISPDLDYVQALEEGELDVVIGNWLEPPEKLHLARLFDDEVVCMLGHQHPLAQRGLSLQHYLDMPHLAPSVHVSEKQGFIDGCLAEQGISRLVQMVVPYFGIVPGILCRTDMVFTTNRQFAEYYARLLPIAVLPCPVNLPPMRFYQLWHPRTQHAAELLWFRRCIADAAARLGGAALSGSAGEESK